A DNA window from Deltaproteobacteria bacterium CG11_big_fil_rev_8_21_14_0_20_49_13 contains the following coding sequences:
- the mviN gene encoding murein biosynthesis integral membrane protein MurJ, translated as MTEHHHHISRRAGIFGFYTLISRILGLVRDSVIAYFFGTKAAADAFYVAFRIPNLLRRLLAEGSLTMAFVPVFTEYLGQSREEGKRVADIVFTYLSFLLTILTILGVIFAPQIVKVIAFGFEGSPDKFALTVYLTRLMFPYIFLVSLMALAMGVLNTLKIFGAPAASPILLNLGIIAGASIFSGWFGQPTVGLALGVIIGGVLQLSLQIPWLMREGMIPRFNFDYHHPALRRIGLIMLPSVYGGAVYQINVLVITLLASFLPNGSVSYLWYADRINEFPLGLFAVAIATASLPTLSEHAADKNHEAFKGTLNYSMRIALTESIPAMFGLLLFAEPIIRLLFQRGAFTAESTAGTVGALRMFAIGIPFVTGVRNIVPAFYAMKDAKTPVYMATVALVVNALLAFILMKPLLHMGLALSMSVASAVNFALLIYAFRRKMGLFGGRSLLKSTGRSILACHGIVAVFIISKYVLHLFGDVKGVVLGAQLFSVILVSIVVYLTILKYVAPEEFGHFRSLIRRKLA; from the coding sequence ATGACCGAACATCATCATCACATATCGCGACGTGCAGGTATCTTCGGGTTCTACACACTAATAAGCCGGATTTTAGGCCTCGTTCGCGATTCGGTGATCGCCTACTTTTTCGGTACAAAGGCGGCGGCCGACGCTTTCTATGTCGCATTCCGCATCCCAAATCTTTTGCGAAGGCTCCTCGCCGAAGGTTCCCTCACGATGGCCTTCGTGCCGGTCTTTACCGAATATCTGGGGCAATCGCGGGAAGAGGGGAAGCGCGTTGCGGACATTGTTTTTACTTATCTATCCTTCCTGCTCACGATCCTTACTATTCTGGGCGTTATATTTGCCCCGCAGATAGTCAAAGTGATAGCTTTCGGTTTCGAAGGTTCACCGGACAAATTTGCCCTGACCGTTTATCTGACCCGCTTAATGTTCCCGTATATCTTCCTTGTTAGCCTCATGGCCCTTGCCATGGGAGTACTTAACACCCTGAAGATATTCGGGGCGCCGGCCGCTTCGCCGATACTTCTTAACTTAGGAATAATCGCCGGAGCATCTATCTTTTCCGGATGGTTCGGCCAGCCGACGGTGGGGCTTGCTTTGGGTGTTATAATCGGCGGGGTTTTACAACTCTCACTTCAGATACCGTGGCTTATGCGCGAGGGGATGATCCCAAGGTTCAACTTTGACTATCACCATCCGGCCCTAAGAAGGATAGGCCTTATCATGTTGCCATCGGTCTACGGCGGCGCCGTTTATCAGATAAATGTTCTGGTGATAACACTATTGGCATCGTTCCTTCCCAACGGTAGCGTTTCTTACCTATGGTATGCGGACCGGATAAACGAATTCCCCTTGGGGCTCTTTGCCGTGGCCATCGCCACCGCTTCGCTACCAACACTTTCCGAACATGCGGCTGACAAGAACCATGAGGCTTTCAAGGGGACGCTTAATTACAGCATGCGGATAGCTTTGACCGAATCTATTCCCGCCATGTTCGGCCTCCTTCTTTTTGCCGAACCGATTATCAGGCTTCTTTTCCAGCGCGGGGCGTTTACCGCCGAGTCAACGGCCGGAACGGTGGGGGCTCTTCGAATGTTCGCCATAGGTATCCCGTTCGTCACGGGGGTTAGAAACATCGTCCCCGCATTTTATGCAATGAAGGATGCCAAGACGCCGGTCTACATGGCAACCGTGGCGCTCGTTGTTAACGCGTTGCTTGCATTCATACTGATGAAGCCCTTGCTTCACATGGGCCTGGCCCTTTCGATGAGCGTAGCTTCCGCCGTTAATTTTGCCCTCCTCATCTATGCGTTCAGGCGAAAGATGGGACTTTTTGGCGGAAGGAGTCTTTTAAAGAGCACCGGAAGGTCGATACTTGCCTGCCACGGAATAGTGGCGGTCTTTATTATTTCCAAGTACGTCCTGCATCTCTTTGGAGATGTGAAAGGGGTAGTGTTGGGCGCTCAACTTTTCTCGGTCATCTTAGTTTCTATAGTAGTTTATCTCACTATCTTAAAGTACGTTGCCCCGGAAGAATTCGGCCACTTTAGAAGCCTTATCAGGCGAAAATTGGCCTGA
- the rpsT gene encoding 30S ribosomal protein S20 → MADARKQKKLKCGRHLSSLKRARQDIKRTARNTGNLSTMRTAIKKVKKAIVAKNKEAATTALTAAIPVIAKSANKNATNMRTASRYISRLTVAVNRL, encoded by the coding sequence ATGGCAGATGCAAGAAAACAAAAGAAACTTAAATGTGGGCGCCACTTATCCTCGCTCAAACGCGCCCGTCAGGATATAAAAAGGACCGCACGCAACACCGGCAACCTTTCGACAATGCGCACGGCAATCAAAAAGGTGAAAAAGGCGATCGTGGCGAAGAACAAAGAAGCCGCTACAACCGCTTTAACGGCCGCCATTCCCGTTATCGCAAAATCGGCCAACAAGAACGCCACAAATATGAGAACCGCTTCGCGTTATATCTCGCGCCTCACGGTGGCTGTTAACCGGCTGTGA